AGTTCCTCATCCTTCAGTTTCTGTTCTTTCTTGCCGACGGCATCTTCGATGCCTTGGGCTACGGCTTTGGAGTCCAGATCATCCATGCCTTCCTGAGCCAGACTTTTGCCCATGTTCAGGCCAATGCCGTAGGAAGCTTTTTGCGCCGGGGTTTTCAGCTCTACGCTGGTCTGCGAATCACAACCCGCAAGTACCAGGCCAACCAGGGCCACCGCCGCCGCCAACCGATGCTGTTTCATGCTATTTCCTTGTTCATGCGCCTAAAGGGCAATCGAGTAAAGCCGCGAGCTTATCAGGCGGCCACGACCAATGGCTACCGGCATGAGAGCAGGAAACTTCCGATAAGTTCAGGTGTTTAAACGCATTTCGGGATTAGAACGATGAAGCTTCTGTCATCTGGCTCTCACAGCCCCCGATGCCGGTTCCCACAGCCCTTGGCGTAATGGCCTCTTGCCGCACTTCATCAGCTGAGGCATAAGAGAGCTACAAATTGACAAGGATGTTTATCGTGCGCCTCATAATCCGCTTGCTGATTCTGATCGCAGTACTACTGGGGCTGGGCCTCGCCGTGGTGCTGTACTACGTCGCCAACCCGAAATTACCGGCCTGGTCACCGGCGCAACAGGTGCATTACCTGGAGCAATGGAGCGCCGCAGACCGCCAGGCCTACTACTTCACGCCCCAAGGCACCCAGGTCAAAGGCTTGCGCTATGACTGGTTCAACGCCCTCGAACTGCCCTTCTCGCAAAAACGATTCGCCGCCCCCGAATACCTCGCGCGCTTTGGTTTTCTGATCGATCCGAGCCAGAAAGCCACGCCAGACAACCCTGGCAACCTGCCCGTCGGTTTCGCCCGTCATCAGAATCCGGGCAGCCAGGAAGAGTTTCTGGACATCACCTGTTCCGCCTGCCACACCGGCGAATTGCGTTTCAACGGCCAGGCCGTGCGCATCGACGGTGGCTCGGCCCAGCATGTGCTGCCATCCAGCGTCCCGACCCTGCGCGGCGGCAGTTTCGGCCAGGCACTGGTGGCCAGCCTCGCCTCGACTTACTACAACCCGTGGAAATTCGAACGTTTCGCACGCAACGTCCTGGGCCAGGACTATGACGCCCGGCATCAACAGCTACGCCAGGACTTCAAAAGCTCACTCGATACCTTCTTGAAAGTGGCCTGGAACGACACCCATCGCGGGCTCTACCCCACCGAAGAAGGCCCCGGCCGTACCGACGCCTTCGGACGCATCGCCAACGCCAGTTTCGGCGACGCCATTTCGCCGGCCAACTACCGTGTGGCCAACGCGCCGGTGGACTACCCGCAACTGTGGGACATGTGGACCTTCGACTGGGTGCAGTGGAACGGCTCGGCGCAGCAACCGATGGCCCGCAACATCGGCGAGGCCCTGGGTGTTGGCGCCACGCTGAATTTCTTCGACGCCAGCGGGCAGCCTCTCAAGGGCGACGACCGCTATCCGTCCAGCGTCCGGGTGCGCGATTTGCACCGGATCGAACAAACCCTGCAACGACTCAAGCCGCCCGTCTGGCCGGAAGCCTTGCTGGGCTCCATCGACAAACCGTTGGCCGCAAAAGGCCGAGCACTATTCGCTGAAAACTGCGCTGGGTGCCACGTCCCCCGCGTCACCCAAAGCGACGGCAGACCGGTGCACCACCTGAACTTACTGCCCGTGGAGGTGATTGGCACAGACCCCGGCGCCGCCAACAATATTGCCGACCATCGCTTCGATCTGACGGCCTTGAAGTGGGATCCGGCAGAGCTTGCGCAACTGGACGTGCAACTGCATCCAAAACCCACGGAACCCTTGGATTTGAGCCAGTTGTCAGTGGCCAAGGGGCTGGCCTACGTCACTGCTTTCGTGGGGAACCAGGCCTATCGCGCAGCCAATGTGACGCCAGCGGAGCGCCCGAACCTGGACGGTTTCGGCCTGCCTATCGGTGTCCAGGAATTACGCAGCTATAAAGCCCGACCATTGGCGGGCGTCTGGGCCACACCGCCGTTTCTGCACAACGGTTCGGTGCCGAGCATTTATCAACTGCTCTCGCCCCAGGATGAACGTGCAACAACGTTCTACAAGGGCACCTTCGAATACGATCCCAAACACCTGGGCTATCGCACCGAAGCCTTCACCAACGGCTTTGTGTTCGACACGCGTATTACCGGCAATCACAACAGCGGCCACGAATTCCGCGACGGCGAGCGCGGTAATGGCGTGATCGGTCGCCTGCTGCAACCGCAGGAGCGCTGGGCGCTGTTGGAATACCTGAAAGTGTTGGGCGGCCCGCTGGAGTCGCAATTGCCAGACCACCTCATCAGTCAAAAGGATTGACCCATGCTGATCACGCTCTGGCTACGTCTGGGTGCCTTCCTTGGTAAAACCCTGCTGTGGATGTTGGGTTTGGGGGTCCTCGGCTGGGCGCTGACCATGGCATGGCTCGCCTGGCAACATCGCGGCCCGGTATCGGCTGAAGAACTGATTCCGGACGGCGAAGCGGCGATGACCCGGGACATCATCCAGACAGCGGTGCGGATCGTCGATCAACACCGCGAAAGTACTCGCTATCTGCGCGACGCTCACGCCAAGGCCCATGGTTGCGTGAAGGCCGAGGTTCAGGTGCTGCCGGATCTGGCGACGGCGTTGCGCCAAGGCGTGTTCAGCGAACCCGGCAAAACCTGGCAAGCGACGATGCGTCTGTCCAACGGCAATGCCTATCCGCAGTTCGACAGCATCCGCGATGCCCGGGGCATGGCGATCAAGTTGTTCGATGTGCCGGGTAAACAGTTACTGAGTGACCGACAAGGGCGCAGCGAACAGGATTTCGTGATGTTCAACCATCCGAACTTCTTTGTCAGCGATGTCGCCGAGTATCGTCAGAATGTGGCCGCTCAGGCTGAAGGCAAAACGATAATGGCGTTCTTCCCGGCTTGGGATCCGCGCACCTGGCAGGTTCGTCATCTGTTTATTGCGCTGGCGACACTCTCCCCTGCCCCGGCAAGTCCGACCCAGACCACCTACTTTTCGGTTTCGCCGTACAAGTTTGGTGAGGCCAACGTCAAATTCCGGGTGATACCGGATCCGGAGAGCTGCCCGACCTACACGCTGCCCACGCAAAATCAAAACCTGCCGAACTTCCTGCGCAGTGCGCTGAACCAGCAGCTGTCGACTGATCGGGTGCCGGCCTGTTTCGTTTTGCAGATCCAGCGTCAGGATCCGGGCCAATATATGCCGATCGAAGACACCAGCATCGAGTGGCGTGAACGAGACGCGCCCTTCGAAACCGTGGCCAGGATCAAGCTGCCTGCCCAGGATTTCGACACCCCGGCGCTGAACCTGCAATGCGACAACCTGTCGTTCAATCCATGGTTCGGCCTTGAAGCCCATCGG
The Pseudomonas sp. GR 6-02 genome window above contains:
- a CDS encoding di-heme-cytochrome C peroxidase, yielding MRLIIRLLILIAVLLGLGLAVVLYYVANPKLPAWSPAQQVHYLEQWSAADRQAYYFTPQGTQVKGLRYDWFNALELPFSQKRFAAPEYLARFGFLIDPSQKATPDNPGNLPVGFARHQNPGSQEEFLDITCSACHTGELRFNGQAVRIDGGSAQHVLPSSVPTLRGGSFGQALVASLASTYYNPWKFERFARNVLGQDYDARHQQLRQDFKSSLDTFLKVAWNDTHRGLYPTEEGPGRTDAFGRIANASFGDAISPANYRVANAPVDYPQLWDMWTFDWVQWNGSAQQPMARNIGEALGVGATLNFFDASGQPLKGDDRYPSSVRVRDLHRIEQTLQRLKPPVWPEALLGSIDKPLAAKGRALFAENCAGCHVPRVTQSDGRPVHHLNLLPVEVIGTDPGAANNIADHRFDLTALKWDPAELAQLDVQLHPKPTEPLDLSQLSVAKGLAYVTAFVGNQAYRAANVTPAERPNLDGFGLPIGVQELRSYKARPLAGVWATPPFLHNGSVPSIYQLLSPQDERATTFYKGTFEYDPKHLGYRTEAFTNGFVFDTRITGNHNSGHEFRDGERGNGVIGRLLQPQERWALLEYLKVLGGPLESQLPDHLISQKD
- a CDS encoding catalase family protein; the protein is MLITLWLRLGAFLGKTLLWMLGLGVLGWALTMAWLAWQHRGPVSAEELIPDGEAAMTRDIIQTAVRIVDQHRESTRYLRDAHAKAHGCVKAEVQVLPDLATALRQGVFSEPGKTWQATMRLSNGNAYPQFDSIRDARGMAIKLFDVPGKQLLSDRQGRSEQDFVMFNHPNFFVSDVAEYRQNVAAQAEGKTIMAFFPAWDPRTWQVRHLFIALATLSPAPASPTQTTYFSVSPYKFGEANVKFRVIPDPESCPTYTLPTQNQNLPNFLRSALNQQLSTDRVPACFVLQIQRQDPGQYMPIEDTSIEWRERDAPFETVARIKLPAQDFDTPALNLQCDNLSFNPWFGLEAHRPIGGINRLRKAVYEAVSDYRHSRNGEQ